In a genomic window of Wyeomyia smithii strain HCP4-BCI-WySm-NY-G18 chromosome 1, ASM2978416v1, whole genome shotgun sequence:
- the LOC129716920 gene encoding uncharacterized protein LOC129716920, with amino-acid sequence MAMTGPLTIDELEAGMRLIIKNMQATCLEEELKSMHKSGLPSKQGPLQHLSPVIKDGLIRVTVRLSFADLPEEQRYPVFIPREHPFLKIIITHLHRSNNHAGLGMVLTEFQRKYWMRGSRKNAQAIIQKCVLCVRAKFKQAMGQLPRLRVTPYTAFTHTGVDLCGPFQVLPSQRAKTKLTVYACLSDKSSAHRSDGKQIAALTRFVSLRGRPEIIYSDNGRTFVGASRELSELRKVYNSELFQHELVGVAAEQGIRFSFIPPRSPNFGGLWKPNIKVAKRLFTTAARGSSFNILEIPTVFYQVAAIMNSRLLTSVLSEAGVPKPLTPGHFLIGRAMTAVPIPPSHLEERNLAMRR; translated from the coding sequence ATGGCCATGACCGGCCCTTTGACTATCGACGAGCTAGAGGCAGGAATGCGCCTCATCATCAAAAACATGCAAGCTACTTGTCTTGAAGAAGAATTGAAAAGCATGCACAAGTCCGGTTTGCCCTCCAAACAAGGTCCATTACAGCACCTCAGTCCGGTTATCAAGGACGGCCTGATTCGAGTCACCGTCCGGCTCAGCTTTGCCGATCTACCAGAAGAACAGAGATATCCGGTGTTTATCCCAAGGGAGCACCCTTTCTTGAAGATCATCATTACACATCTGCATCGTTCCAACAACCATGCAGGCCTGGGAATGGTCCTAACTGAATTTCAACGCAAGTATTGGATGCGCGGGTCAAGGAAAAATGCACAGGCCATAATCCAAAAATGCGTGCTTTGCGTCCGGGCGAAATTCAAACAAGCAATGGGTCAACTGCCCCGACTCAGGGTTACCCCTTATACAGCATTCACTCACACCGGAGTGGACTTGTGTGGGCCATTTCAAGTCCTGCCGAGTCAGCGAGCAAAAACAAAGCTTACCGTATATGCTTGCCTTTCCGACAAAAGCAGTGCACATCGAAGTGATGGAAAACAAATCGCCGCATTGACGCGCTTCGTATCCCTACGCGGGAGACCAGAAATAATATACTCCGACAATGGGCGCACTTTTGTGGGAGCCAGCCGTGAGCTTTCTGAGCTCAGGAAGGTATATAATTCGGAACTATTTCAGCATGAATTGGTCGGAGTAGCGGCAGAACAAGGAATAAGATTTTCTTTCATCCCACCCAGGAGCCCAAATTTCGGAGGGCTGTGGAAACCAAACATAAAGGTGGCAAAGAGACTGTTCACTACAGCCGCACGAGGCTCAAGTTTCAACATACTGGAAATCCCGACGGTATTCTACCAGGTAGCGGCGATCATGAATTCACGGCTGCTCACATCGGTGCTCTCCGAAGCCGGAGTCCCTAAACCCTTGACCCCAGGTCACTTCTTAATAGGACGAGCAATGACTGCGGTACCTATTCCTCCTAGTCACCTGGAAGAACGAAATCTTGCAATGCGGCGGTAA